In a single window of the Osmerus eperlanus chromosome 4, fOsmEpe2.1, whole genome shotgun sequence genome:
- the LOC134018828 gene encoding rhodopsin-like → MNGTEGPNFYVPMSNKTGVVRSPFEAPQYYLAAPWKYSIVAAYMVFLILTAFPINFLTLYVTIEHKKLRTSLNYILLNLAVADLFMVVGGFTVTLYTALNGYFVLGVVGCNIEGFFATMGGEIALWSLVVLAIERYVVVCKPMSNFRFGEKHAVVGVAFTWIMALTCAVPPLVGWSRYIPEGMQCSCGIDYYTPKPELHNTSFVIYMFVLHFSIPLVIIFFCYGRLLCTVRAAAAQQKESETTQRAEKEVTRMVIVMVISYLVCWLPYATVAWYIFANQGTEFGPVFMTAPAFFAKSAALYNPCIYILLNRQFRNCMLTTVCCGKNPFGEEEVTTTSSKTQSSSISTASSSQVTPA, encoded by the exons ATGAACGGCACTGAGGGCCCCAACTTCTACGTGCCCATGTCGAACAAAACGGGCGTGGTACGGAGCCCGTTCGAGGCCCCCCAGTACTATCTGGCTGCGCCCTGGAAGTACTCTATTGTGGCTGCCTACATGgtcttcctcatcctcaccgCCTTCCCCATCAACTTCCTGACCCTGTACGTCACCATCGAGCACAAGAAACTGAGGACCTCCCTGAACTACATCCTGCTGAACCTGGCGGTGGCCGACCTCTTCATGGTTGTGGGTGGCTTCACGGTGACCCTCTACACGGCCCTGAATGGCTACTTCGTCCTGGGGGTTGTCGGATGCAACATTGAGGGATTCTTTGCCACCATGGGAG GGGAGATCGCTCTCTGGTCTCTGGTGGTCCTGGCCATCGAACGCTATGTTGTGGTCTGTAAACCAATGAGCAACTTCCGTTTTGGAGAGAAGCATGCTGTTGTGGGAGTGGCCTTCACCTGGATCATGGCACTCACCTGTGCTGTTCCTCCTCTTGTGGGCTGGTCCAG GTACATTCCTGAGGGAATGCAGTGCTCCTGTGGGATTGACTACTACACCCCGAAGCCTGAGCTACACAACACGTCCTTCGTCATCTACATGTTCGTCCTgcacttctccatccctctggtcATCATCTTCTTCTGCTATGGCCGCCTGCTCTGCACTGTTCGAGCG GCCGCAGCCCAGCAGAAGGAGTCCGAGACGACTCAGAGGGCGGAGAAGGAGGTCACTCGCATGGTGATCGTCATGGTGATCTCCTACCTGGTGTGCTGGTTGCCCTACGCCACTGTGGCCTGGTACATCTTCGCCAATCAGGGAACTGAGTTTGGCCCCGTCTTCATGACAGCCCCGGCCTTCTTTGCTAAGAGCGCTGCCCTCTACAACCCGTGTATCTACATCCTGCTCAACAGACAG TTCAGGAACTGCATGTTGACCACGGTGTGCTGTGGGAAGAATCCCTTCGGGGAGGAAGAAGTCACCACAACATCATCTAAAacccagtcctcctccatctccactgcCTCCTCCAGCCAGGTGACTCCTGCTTGA
- the ift122 gene encoding intraflagellar transport protein 122 homolog isoform X2 — protein MRAVATWIDKVHDRDKVEQCIYDLAFKPDGSQLIVAAGNRVLVYDTSDGTLIQPLKGHKDTVYCVAYAKDGKRFASGSADKSIIIWTSKLEGILKYTHNDSIQCVAYNPVTHQLASCSSGDFGLWSPEQKSVSKHKVSSKITCCGWTNDGQYLALGMMNGVVSIRNKNGEEKVKIERPGGSSSPIWSIAWNPSKDEHNDILAVADWGQKLSFYQLSGKQIGKDRTLTYDPCCVSYFSKGEYIVMCGSDKQASLYTKDGVRLGTIGEQNSWVWTCRVKPDSNYVVLGCQDGTIAFVQLIFSTVHGLYKDRYAYRDSMTDVIVQHLITEQKVRIKCRELVKKIAIYRNRLAIQLPEKILIYELYSDDSSDMHYRIKEKICRKFECNLLVVCSLHIILCQEKRLQCLSFTSIKEKEWLMESLIRYIKVIGGPPGREGLLVGLKNGAILKIFVDNPFAITLLKQSTSVRCLDMSMSRSKLAVVDEHNTCLVYDINTKELLFQEPNANSVAWNTQCEDMLCFSGSGYLNIKASNFPVHQQKLQGFVVGYNGSKIFCLHVYSMSAVEVPQSAPMYQYLERKMFKEAYQIACLGVTDNDWRDLATEALEGLDFDTAKKAFIRVRDLRYLELINSIEERKKRGESDDDLFLADVYAYQGKFHEAAKLYKRNGYESRALSMYTDLRMFEYAKEFVGAADPKNSRLLMSKQADWAKNSKEPRAAAEMYLSAGEHLKAIDIIGEHGWADMLIDIARKLDKAEREPLAKCAAYFKKLKHHGYASETFSKMGDMQALVQLHVEARHWDEAFSLVEKHVQFKDDVYVPYAQWLAENDRFEEAQKAFHKAGRQSEAVKVLEQLTHNAVVESRFNDAAYYYWMLSMQCLDIARESEDQREEMLKMFERFQQLAELYHVYHSVQRYTDEPFSSHLPETLFNISRFLLHNLTKDVPLGISKVNILYALAKQSQALGAFKLARHAYEKLQELHVPARFQDSMDLGSLTVRSKPFHDSEDLIPMCYRCSTNNPLLNSQGSACINCKQPFIYSASSYEVLPLVEFYLEEGITNEEAVSLIDLEVPRQDRKAARWQEMSSGESQSLKLDDGMDEAEEDPFTAKLSFEQGGSEFVAVKVSRSVLRSMSRRDVLIRRWPKPLKWKYYRSLLPDVSITMCPSCFQMFHSEDYELLVLQHNCCPYCRRPIDEPN, from the exons ATGAGAGCCGTCGCCACATGGATAGACAAAGTACATGATCGTGACAAAGTTGAGCAATG TATCTACGATCTTGCCTTCAAACCAGACGGCAGCCAACTTATTGTTGCTGCTGGAAATCGTGTTTTG GTGTATGACACATCGGATGGAACTCTTATTCAACCCCTGAAAGGACACAAGGATACTGTCTACTGTGTGGCTTATGCTAAAGATG GAAAACGGTTTGCATCAGGGtctgctgacaaaagcatcATAATATGGACTTCTAAACTGGAAGGGATTCTAAAATACAC CCATAATGACTCCATCCAGTGTGTGGCCTACAACCCTGTCACTCACCAACTGGCTTCCTGTTCCTCTGGGGACTTTG GTCTGTGGTCCCCAGAGCAGAAGTCTGTTTCCAAACATAAAGTCAGCAGCAAGATAACATGCTGCGG GTGGACCAACGATGGCCAGTACCTGGCCCTGGGAATGATGAATGGGGTGGTGAGCATCAGGAATAAAAACGGAGAGGAGAAGGTCAAAATAGAGCGTCCAGgaggctcctcctctcctatctggTCCATTGCCTGGAATCCATCAAA GGATGAGCACAATGATATCCTGGCTGTAGCAGACTGGGGCCAGAAGCTGTCCTTCTACCAGCTTAGCGGTAAACAG aTAGGGAAGGACAGGACTCTGACCTATGACCCCTGCTGCGTCAGCTACTTCTCCAAGGGGGAGTACATAGTCATGTGCGGCTCAGATAAGCAGGCCTCCCTTTACACCAAAGACGGGGTGCGGCTCGGCACCATCGGAGAGCAGAACTCCTGGGTGTGGACCTGCCGGGTCAAACCAGACTCCAACTATGTG GTGCTGGGCTGTCAGGATGGGACCATCGCTTTCGTCCAGCTCATCTTCAGCACCGTGCACGGCCTGTACAAGGACCGCTACGCCTACAGAGACAGCATGACCGATGTCATCGTCCAGCACCTCATCACCGAGCAGAAAG TGCGCATTAAGTGCAGGGAGCTGGTGAAGAAGATTGCCATCTACAGGAACCGCCTGGCCATCCAGCTTCCTGAGAAGATCCTCATATACGAGCTGTATTCGGACGATTCCTCCGACATGCACTACCGAATCAAGGAGAAGATCTGCAGGAAGTTTGAATGCAACCTGCTAGTGGTCTGTTCCCTGCACATCATCCTGTGCCAG GAGAAGAGACTTCAGTGCCTGTCCTTCACCAGCATCAAGGAGAAGGAGTGGCTGATGGAGTCTCTGATTCGCTACATCAAAGTGATTGGTGGCCCACCGGGCAGAGAGGGCCTGCTGGTGGGATTGAAGAACGGAGCA ATCCTGAAGATCTTTGTGGACAACCCGTTTGCCATCACGCTGCTGAAGCAGTCCACGTCGGTGCGCTGTCTGGACATGAGCATGTCCCGCAGCAAGCTGGCCGTGGTGGATGAACACAACACCTGTCTGGTCTATGACATCAACACCAAGGAGCTGCTCTTCCAG gagcCTAATGCGAACAGCGTAGCCTGGAACACCCAGTGTGAGGAcatgctgtgcttctctggtaGTGGCTACCTCAACATCAAGGCCAGCAACTTTCCTGTGCACCAGCAGAAGCTGCAAGGCTTTGTGGTGGGCTACAATGGCTCCAAGATCTTCTGCCTGCACGTGTACTCCATGTCTGCTGTGGAGGTGCCTCAG TCCGCTCCTATGTACCAGTACCTGGAGAGGAAGATGTTTAAGGAGGCCTATCAGATCGCCTGTCTGGGGGTGACAGACAACGACTGGAGAGACCTGGCCACAGAGGCCCTGGAGGGACTGGACTTTGACACGGCCAAGAag gCCTTCATCAGAGTGCGAGACCTGCGCTACCTGGAGCTTATCAATAGCATTGAG gagaggaagaagaggggtgAGAGTGACGATGATCTGTTCCTGGCAGACGTGTATGCCTACCAGGGGAAATTCCACGAGGCTGCCAAGCTCTATAAACGCAATGGCTACGAGTCCAGAGCCCTGAGCATGTACACAGACCTGCGCATGTTTGAGTATGCCAAG gagTTTGTGGGGGCAGCAGACCCTAAGAACTCTCGGCTGCTGATGTCCAAACAGGCTGACTGGGCCAAGAACAGCAAGGAGCCGCGAGCTGCCGCTGAGATGTACCTGTCTGCGGGAGAGCACCTCAAGGCCATCGACATCATAGGAGAGCACGGCTGGGCAGACAT GCTGATTGACATAGCCCGTAAGCTGGATAAGGCAGAGCGCGAGCCCCTGGCTAAGTGTGCGGCCTACTTCAAGAAGCTGAAGCACCACGGCTACGCCTCAGAGACCTTCTCCAAGATGGGGGACATGCAGGCCCTGGTGCAGCTGCATGTGGAGGCCCGCCACTGGGACGAG gcCTTCTCTCTGGTAGAGAAACATGTCCAGTTCAAAGATGACGTCTATGTCCCCTATGCCCAGTGGCTGGCGGAGAACGACCGCTTTGAGGAGGCACAGAAag cgtTCCACAAGGCGGGCCGGCAGAGCGAAGCTGTGAAAGTGCTGGAGCAGCTTACCCACAATGCCGTGGTGGAGAGCAGGTTCAATGATGCAGCCTACTATTACTGGATGCTGTCTATGCAGTGTTTGGACATTGCCAGGG AAAGTGAAgaccagagggaggagatgctGAAGATGTTTGAACGTTTCCAGCAGCTGGCAGAGCTTTACCACGTCTACCACTCGGTGCAGCGCTACACG GATGAACCCTTCAGCTCGCATCTGCCAGAGACGCTCTTCAACATATCCAGGTTCCTTCTTCACAACCTCACAAAAGACGTGCCACTGGGCATCTCCAAAGT TAATATCCTGTATGCGTTGGCCAAGCAGAGTCAGGCCCTGGGGGCCTTCAAGCTGGCCAGGCATGCTTATGAGAAGCTGCAGGAGCTGCATGTCCCCGCCCGCTTCCAGGACTCCATGGACCTGGGCAGCCTCACCGTCCGCTCCAAGCCCTTCCATGACAGCGAG GACCTGATTCCCATGTGTTACCGCTGCTCCACCAACAACCCCCTCCTGAACAGTCAGGGCAGCGCCTGCATCAACTGCAAACAGCCCTTCATCTACTCAGCCTCTTCCTACG aggtgctACCTCTGGTGGAGTTCTACCTGGAGGAGGGCATCACTAACGAGGAGGCCGTGTCCCTCATCGACCTGGAGGTCCCTCGGCAGGACCGGAAGGCGGCTCGCTGGCAGGAGATGAGCAGCGGGG AATCCCAGTCTCTGAAGCTGGATGATGGGATGGATGAAGCCGAGGAGGACCCCTTCACGGCCAAGCTCAGCtttgag CAGGGGGGCTCTGAGTTTGTGGCTGTGAAGGTGAGTCGCTCCGTGCTGCGGTCCATGAGCAGGAGGGATGTCCTGATCAGGCGCTGGCCCAAGCCCCTCAAGTGGAAGTACTACCGCTCCCTGCTGCCTGACGTCAGCATCACCATGTGCCCCTCCTGCTTCCAG ATGTTCCACAGCGAGGACTATGAGCTGCTGGTGCTGCAACACAACTGCTGTCCCTACTGCCGCAGGCCCATCGACGAGCCCAACTGA
- the ift122 gene encoding intraflagellar transport protein 122 homolog isoform X1, giving the protein MMNGVVSIRNKNGEEKVKIERPGGSSSPIWSIAWNPSKDEHNDILAVADWGQKLSFYQLSGKQIGKDRTLTYDPCCVSYFSKGEYIVMCGSDKQASLYTKDGVRLGTIGEQNSWVWTCRVKPDSNYVVLGCQDGTIAFVQLIFSTVHGLYKDRYAYRDSMTDVIVQHLITEQKVRIKCRELVKKIAIYRNRLAIQLPEKILIYELYSDDSSDMHYRIKEKICRKFECNLLVVCSLHIILCQEKRLQCLSFTSIKEKEWLMESLIRYIKVIGGPPGREGLLVGLKNGAILKIFVDNPFAITLLKQSTSVRCLDMSMSRSKLAVVDEHNTCLVYDINTKELLFQEPNANSVAWNTQCEDMLCFSGSGYLNIKASNFPVHQQKLQGFVVGYNGSKIFCLHVYSMSAVEVPQSAPMYQYLERKMFKEAYQIACLGVTDNDWRDLATEALEGLDFDTAKKAFIRVRDLRYLELINSIEERKKRGESDDDLFLADVYAYQGKFHEAAKLYKRNGYESRALSMYTDLRMFEYAKEFVGAADPKNSRLLMSKQADWAKNSKEPRAAAEMYLSAGEHLKAIDIIGEHGWADMLIDIARKLDKAEREPLAKCAAYFKKLKHHGYASETFSKMGDMQALVQLHVEARHWDEAFSLVEKHVQFKDDVYVPYAQWLAENDRFEEAQKAFHKAGRQSEAVKVLEQLTHNAVVESRFNDAAYYYWMLSMQCLDIARESEDQREEMLKMFERFQQLAELYHVYHSVQRYTDEPFSSHLPETLFNISRFLLHNLTKDVPLGISKVNILYALAKQSQALGAFKLARHAYEKLQELHVPARFQDSMDLGSLTVRSKPFHDSEDLIPMCYRCSTNNPLLNSQGSACINCKQPFIYSASSYEVLPLVEFYLEEGITNEEAVSLIDLEVPRQDRKAARWQEMSSGESQSLKLDDGMDEAEEDPFTAKLSFEGGSEFVAVKVSRSVLRSMSRRDVLIRRWPKPLKWKYYRSLLPDVSITMCPSCFQMFHSEDYELLVLQHNCCPYCRRPIDEPN; this is encoded by the exons ATGATGAATGGGGTGGTGAGCATCAGGAATAAAAACGGAGAGGAGAAGGTCAAAATAGAGCGTCCAGgaggctcctcctctcctatctggTCCATTGCCTGGAATCCATCAAA GGATGAGCACAATGATATCCTGGCTGTAGCAGACTGGGGCCAGAAGCTGTCCTTCTACCAGCTTAGCGGTAAACAG aTAGGGAAGGACAGGACTCTGACCTATGACCCCTGCTGCGTCAGCTACTTCTCCAAGGGGGAGTACATAGTCATGTGCGGCTCAGATAAGCAGGCCTCCCTTTACACCAAAGACGGGGTGCGGCTCGGCACCATCGGAGAGCAGAACTCCTGGGTGTGGACCTGCCGGGTCAAACCAGACTCCAACTATGTG GTGCTGGGCTGTCAGGATGGGACCATCGCTTTCGTCCAGCTCATCTTCAGCACCGTGCACGGCCTGTACAAGGACCGCTACGCCTACAGAGACAGCATGACCGATGTCATCGTCCAGCACCTCATCACCGAGCAGAAAG TGCGCATTAAGTGCAGGGAGCTGGTGAAGAAGATTGCCATCTACAGGAACCGCCTGGCCATCCAGCTTCCTGAGAAGATCCTCATATACGAGCTGTATTCGGACGATTCCTCCGACATGCACTACCGAATCAAGGAGAAGATCTGCAGGAAGTTTGAATGCAACCTGCTAGTGGTCTGTTCCCTGCACATCATCCTGTGCCAG GAGAAGAGACTTCAGTGCCTGTCCTTCACCAGCATCAAGGAGAAGGAGTGGCTGATGGAGTCTCTGATTCGCTACATCAAAGTGATTGGTGGCCCACCGGGCAGAGAGGGCCTGCTGGTGGGATTGAAGAACGGAGCA ATCCTGAAGATCTTTGTGGACAACCCGTTTGCCATCACGCTGCTGAAGCAGTCCACGTCGGTGCGCTGTCTGGACATGAGCATGTCCCGCAGCAAGCTGGCCGTGGTGGATGAACACAACACCTGTCTGGTCTATGACATCAACACCAAGGAGCTGCTCTTCCAG gagcCTAATGCGAACAGCGTAGCCTGGAACACCCAGTGTGAGGAcatgctgtgcttctctggtaGTGGCTACCTCAACATCAAGGCCAGCAACTTTCCTGTGCACCAGCAGAAGCTGCAAGGCTTTGTGGTGGGCTACAATGGCTCCAAGATCTTCTGCCTGCACGTGTACTCCATGTCTGCTGTGGAGGTGCCTCAG TCCGCTCCTATGTACCAGTACCTGGAGAGGAAGATGTTTAAGGAGGCCTATCAGATCGCCTGTCTGGGGGTGACAGACAACGACTGGAGAGACCTGGCCACAGAGGCCCTGGAGGGACTGGACTTTGACACGGCCAAGAag gCCTTCATCAGAGTGCGAGACCTGCGCTACCTGGAGCTTATCAATAGCATTGAG gagaggaagaagaggggtgAGAGTGACGATGATCTGTTCCTGGCAGACGTGTATGCCTACCAGGGGAAATTCCACGAGGCTGCCAAGCTCTATAAACGCAATGGCTACGAGTCCAGAGCCCTGAGCATGTACACAGACCTGCGCATGTTTGAGTATGCCAAG gagTTTGTGGGGGCAGCAGACCCTAAGAACTCTCGGCTGCTGATGTCCAAACAGGCTGACTGGGCCAAGAACAGCAAGGAGCCGCGAGCTGCCGCTGAGATGTACCTGTCTGCGGGAGAGCACCTCAAGGCCATCGACATCATAGGAGAGCACGGCTGGGCAGACAT GCTGATTGACATAGCCCGTAAGCTGGATAAGGCAGAGCGCGAGCCCCTGGCTAAGTGTGCGGCCTACTTCAAGAAGCTGAAGCACCACGGCTACGCCTCAGAGACCTTCTCCAAGATGGGGGACATGCAGGCCCTGGTGCAGCTGCATGTGGAGGCCCGCCACTGGGACGAG gcCTTCTCTCTGGTAGAGAAACATGTCCAGTTCAAAGATGACGTCTATGTCCCCTATGCCCAGTGGCTGGCGGAGAACGACCGCTTTGAGGAGGCACAGAAag cgtTCCACAAGGCGGGCCGGCAGAGCGAAGCTGTGAAAGTGCTGGAGCAGCTTACCCACAATGCCGTGGTGGAGAGCAGGTTCAATGATGCAGCCTACTATTACTGGATGCTGTCTATGCAGTGTTTGGACATTGCCAGGG AAAGTGAAgaccagagggaggagatgctGAAGATGTTTGAACGTTTCCAGCAGCTGGCAGAGCTTTACCACGTCTACCACTCGGTGCAGCGCTACACG GATGAACCCTTCAGCTCGCATCTGCCAGAGACGCTCTTCAACATATCCAGGTTCCTTCTTCACAACCTCACAAAAGACGTGCCACTGGGCATCTCCAAAGT TAATATCCTGTATGCGTTGGCCAAGCAGAGTCAGGCCCTGGGGGCCTTCAAGCTGGCCAGGCATGCTTATGAGAAGCTGCAGGAGCTGCATGTCCCCGCCCGCTTCCAGGACTCCATGGACCTGGGCAGCCTCACCGTCCGCTCCAAGCCCTTCCATGACAGCGAG GACCTGATTCCCATGTGTTACCGCTGCTCCACCAACAACCCCCTCCTGAACAGTCAGGGCAGCGCCTGCATCAACTGCAAACAGCCCTTCATCTACTCAGCCTCTTCCTACG aggtgctACCTCTGGTGGAGTTCTACCTGGAGGAGGGCATCACTAACGAGGAGGCCGTGTCCCTCATCGACCTGGAGGTCCCTCGGCAGGACCGGAAGGCGGCTCGCTGGCAGGAGATGAGCAGCGGGG AATCCCAGTCTCTGAAGCTGGATGATGGGATGGATGAAGCCGAGGAGGACCCCTTCACGGCCAAGCTCAGCtttgag GGGGGCTCTGAGTTTGTGGCTGTGAAGGTGAGTCGCTCCGTGCTGCGGTCCATGAGCAGGAGGGATGTCCTGATCAGGCGCTGGCCCAAGCCCCTCAAGTGGAAGTACTACCGCTCCCTGCTGCCTGACGTCAGCATCACCATGTGCCCCTCCTGCTTCCAG ATGTTCCACAGCGAGGACTATGAGCTGCTGGTGCTGCAACACAACTGCTGTCCCTACTGCCGCAGGCCCATCGACGAGCCCAACTGA